One segment of Rubripirellula amarantea DNA contains the following:
- a CDS encoding right-handed parallel beta-helix repeat-containing protein: MLPLHVSGQEPRLPSEATGADESIFAAPPDVTYIVDPVRGSDTRGSGVASRPLKTLQRALELAERSYTRSSKIRISLLPGKYREENFFDAKRPGPSGYLHIVASEPRRAIITGMDDWTGTDRAWKKESDGSFSKPWTLRWGFEKRGRVHGPEAEFDESLITRREWIVMNENQVLRQVLEREKLEPGTFFVDDQSSLVYVRPPVGLNPNRDLIEVATRPSKVPYEGWMWTFWNMENFKIEGLTFTGSAAFPNGANLHLGRGCKNVVIEDCAFERNGSGGLNFDGDDTGNPPQFKGVTKVTVRNCVASDNGTSGFHGSCNNGIVVSSKFERNNIRGHWAGSNGWAIAGAKFVRSHRLRFQNNDVTDNLTGGMWLDIRCSDVQIDGCRVKKNVGTDQHGNSDQCGIYVETCRGPILIENTEISGSYIGVQIGNSHDVTIRDCKIANNEFTQLGLESRDRGDDNPKHNERLLVTDNFMASQDNAMLVRQIWSDDQGDLELSLAGLRSTQFVKNRYFASKPSTSFMAMDLSSDSLSWQTMTFNQWKQRTGFDTDGSTLNQQTELGGSAGSPLSADQFDEGDGITVFDGGFGDLGESDGVADWVCYRNFDFGQQTNQATITFGVPESHAGGKVEIRVDSVDGPLLGTVTVASTGGWSQHGAQTFELESITGQHDVYLVGRETSVVGNIYEIHFQSKTP; the protein is encoded by the coding sequence GTGCTGCCATTGCACGTTAGCGGACAAGAACCACGATTGCCGAGCGAGGCAACCGGCGCCGACGAGTCGATTTTCGCGGCGCCGCCGGATGTGACTTACATCGTTGACCCTGTTCGTGGCAGCGATACTCGCGGAAGCGGTGTTGCCTCACGTCCATTGAAGACCCTTCAACGCGCTCTGGAGCTTGCCGAACGATCTTACACTCGCAGTTCCAAAATTCGCATCAGCCTCTTGCCGGGTAAATACCGCGAAGAGAACTTCTTCGATGCTAAGCGTCCTGGCCCAAGCGGCTACCTGCACATCGTTGCATCTGAACCGCGTCGTGCCATCATCACCGGCATGGACGATTGGACGGGCACAGACCGAGCATGGAAGAAAGAAAGTGACGGTTCGTTTTCAAAACCTTGGACTCTAAGGTGGGGATTCGAAAAGCGGGGACGCGTGCATGGACCCGAGGCGGAGTTTGACGAGTCTTTGATTACGCGTCGTGAATGGATTGTCATGAACGAAAATCAAGTGCTGCGACAAGTGCTCGAAAGAGAAAAGCTTGAACCAGGAACATTCTTTGTCGATGACCAATCGTCGCTAGTATATGTTCGACCACCCGTAGGCTTGAACCCTAATCGTGACCTGATTGAGGTCGCCACGCGTCCCAGCAAAGTCCCCTATGAAGGTTGGATGTGGACGTTCTGGAATATGGAGAACTTTAAGATCGAAGGGCTCACGTTCACGGGTTCTGCTGCCTTTCCCAACGGAGCCAACTTGCATTTAGGCCGGGGTTGTAAGAACGTCGTCATTGAAGATTGTGCATTCGAACGTAACGGCAGTGGCGGGCTTAACTTCGATGGCGATGACACTGGCAACCCGCCGCAGTTCAAAGGCGTCACGAAGGTCACGGTGCGAAACTGCGTCGCGTCTGACAACGGAACGTCAGGCTTTCACGGCAGTTGCAACAATGGGATTGTTGTTTCGAGTAAGTTCGAACGGAACAACATCCGCGGTCACTGGGCCGGCAGTAACGGGTGGGCAATCGCCGGTGCCAAGTTTGTGCGATCCCATCGACTTCGTTTTCAGAACAATGATGTAACGGACAACTTGACCGGTGGAATGTGGCTGGACATACGCTGCAGCGATGTTCAAATCGATGGTTGCCGGGTCAAAAAGAATGTTGGCACCGACCAGCATGGCAACTCCGATCAATGTGGAATTTACGTTGAAACCTGCCGAGGTCCGATATTGATCGAGAACACTGAAATCAGCGGAAGCTACATTGGTGTTCAGATCGGCAACAGTCATGACGTCACGATTCGTGACTGCAAGATTGCCAACAATGAGTTCACACAACTGGGACTTGAAAGTAGAGATCGAGGAGACGACAACCCTAAGCACAACGAGCGATTGTTGGTGACCGACAACTTCATGGCATCCCAAGATAACGCCATGCTCGTTCGGCAAATTTGGTCCGACGACCAAGGTGACCTCGAACTTTCGCTCGCAGGTTTGCGGTCCACTCAATTTGTGAAGAACCGCTATTTCGCGAGCAAACCCAGCACATCTTTCATGGCGATGGATTTGTCCAGCGACAGCCTCAGTTGGCAAACGATGACATTCAACCAATGGAAACAAAGAACGGGATTCGACACCGACGGTTCAACGCTCAACCAACAAACTGAATTGGGCGGATCAGCGGGAAGCCCACTCAGTGCCGACCAATTCGACGAAGGCGATGGCATTACGGTTTTTGACGGAGGCTTCGGCGATCTTGGTGAAAGCGATGGAGTAGCAGATTGGGTGTGCTACAGAAACTTTGATTTTGGTCAACAAACCAACCAAGCGACGATAACGTTTGGCGTTCCCGAGTCCCACGCAGGCGGAAAGGTCGAAATTCGAGTTGATTCCGTCGATGGTCCGCTACTAGGAACTGTCACCGTCGCCTCAACGGGCGGGTGGTCGCAGCACGGCGCACAAACGTTTGAACTAGAATCAATCACCGGCCAGCATGACGTGTACCTGGTGGGTCGCGAGACCAGCGTTGTTGGCAACATTTACGAAATCCACTTTCAATCCAAGACACCATGA
- the ispF gene encoding 2-C-methyl-D-erythritol 2,4-cyclodiphosphate synthase, whose product MTHAIRIGLGYDSHRLGNGGPLRVGGIDVPGEVHAIGHSDADVLLHAITDAILGSVCEADIGRLFPDDDPANKGRDSFDFLAEAIRRLHGKGYSIVNLDCVVLLERPKMAPHIDNMRSQIAEVLQISVDDISIKAKTGEGVGEVGGGAAIAARVVVLVGK is encoded by the coding sequence ATGACACACGCAATCAGAATAGGCCTCGGCTATGACTCGCATCGCCTAGGTAACGGTGGACCGCTGCGAGTCGGTGGCATCGACGTGCCCGGCGAGGTTCACGCGATCGGCCATAGTGACGCCGATGTCCTGCTGCACGCGATCACTGACGCAATTTTAGGCTCGGTCTGCGAAGCTGACATTGGCAGACTTTTCCCGGATGACGATCCGGCCAACAAGGGTCGCGATAGCTTTGATTTTCTAGCCGAAGCGATTCGCCGTTTGCACGGCAAAGGCTATTCCATCGTCAACCTTGATTGTGTGGTCCTGCTCGAACGTCCCAAAATGGCTCCTCATATCGATAACATGCGGTCCCAGATCGCCGAAGTTCTGCAAATCTCGGTCGATGACATCAGCATCAAAGCCAAGACCGGGGAAGGTGTCGGCGAAGTTGGTGGTGGTGCGGCGATCGCGGCTCGAGTGGTCGTGTTGGTGGGCAAGTAG
- a CDS encoding ATP-binding cassette domain-containing protein has translation MPLITLDEVSIGFRGPALLNQVSARIEAGDKIGLLGRNGAGKTTLLRMLDGQVVPDHGSIQLASGASIARLTQDVPSDLHGTVREVVLAGQTVDPHLENAWEIEHSVDSTLSRMELDPDTDVQTLSSGMKRRVLLAQAIAPNPDVLLLDEPTNHLDIPSILWLESFLSRWRNTLIFITHDRSFLQTLATRIWEIDRGRLFDWTCDYDTFLQRKEAAIAAEEKQNALFDKKLAEEEVWIRQGIKARRTRNEGRVRALERMRSERGERRTGEGKAKLNLQEAARSGALVAEVKDISFSYDGKPILSDFSTTLMRGDKIGIMGRNGAGKTTLLKLLLGQLEPDTGTVRLGTNLQVAYFDQLRDTLDPEQTVHENVGEGSDRIQIGDGVKHIMGYLQDFLFTPERARTQVKYLSGGERNRALLAKLMTKPANVIVLDEPTNDLDAETLELLEEQLIDFPGTLLMVSHDRTFLNNVVTSTIVFEDDNVREYVGGYDNWKSTVDRRESEQKAVAKEKPKPNVPAKTASKPVAKKLSFNEQQELKKLPAKIEKLEADIAAMHDDMADPTYFKKPPAQITADAKRLNQLEDDLATSFERWETLES, from the coding sequence ATGCCGCTCATCACTCTCGACGAAGTATCCATCGGTTTCCGTGGTCCTGCACTGCTTAACCAAGTTTCCGCACGAATCGAAGCGGGAGACAAAATAGGTTTGCTCGGACGCAACGGGGCGGGCAAGACGACGCTGCTGCGGATGCTCGACGGACAGGTCGTTCCCGATCATGGTTCCATTCAACTGGCCTCGGGTGCATCCATTGCACGATTGACCCAGGACGTGCCGAGCGACTTGCATGGCACGGTTCGCGAAGTCGTACTCGCCGGACAGACGGTCGATCCGCATCTTGAAAACGCGTGGGAGATCGAGCATTCCGTGGACTCGACATTGTCGCGAATGGAATTAGATCCGGACACCGATGTTCAAACGCTTTCCAGTGGAATGAAGCGACGAGTGTTGTTGGCGCAAGCGATCGCTCCAAATCCCGATGTCCTGCTGCTCGACGAACCAACCAACCACTTGGACATCCCATCTATCCTTTGGTTGGAAAGTTTCCTCAGTCGATGGCGCAACACGCTTATCTTTATCACTCACGACCGCTCGTTCTTGCAAACGCTGGCAACGCGGATTTGGGAGATTGATCGCGGAAGGCTGTTCGATTGGACCTGCGACTACGACACCTTTCTTCAGCGAAAAGAAGCCGCGATTGCAGCGGAAGAAAAGCAAAACGCTTTGTTCGACAAAAAGTTGGCTGAGGAAGAGGTCTGGATTCGTCAGGGCATCAAAGCTCGACGGACTCGCAACGAAGGTCGCGTCCGTGCACTCGAAAGAATGCGAAGCGAACGCGGCGAACGTAGGACGGGCGAAGGCAAGGCGAAACTTAACCTTCAGGAAGCGGCTCGCAGTGGAGCCCTGGTAGCCGAAGTCAAAGACATCTCGTTTAGCTACGACGGCAAGCCGATCTTGAGTGATTTTTCGACCACGTTGATGCGCGGTGACAAGATCGGCATCATGGGTCGCAATGGTGCCGGCAAAACAACACTCTTGAAGTTGTTGCTCGGTCAACTTGAACCCGATACGGGCACCGTGCGACTAGGGACGAATCTTCAGGTTGCCTACTTCGACCAACTTCGTGACACCCTCGATCCTGAACAAACTGTTCACGAGAACGTAGGCGAAGGCAGTGATCGCATACAGATCGGTGATGGTGTCAAACACATCATGGGTTACTTGCAGGACTTCCTGTTCACGCCCGAGCGGGCTCGCACGCAGGTGAAGTATTTGTCGGGTGGTGAACGCAACCGAGCTCTGCTTGCCAAGTTAATGACCAAGCCGGCCAACGTGATCGTACTCGACGAACCGACCAACGACTTGGATGCCGAGACGCTCGAATTGCTCGAAGAACAACTTATTGATTTTCCAGGTACGTTGTTGATGGTGTCGCACGACCGAACGTTCCTGAACAACGTGGTGACCAGCACGATTGTGTTCGAAGACGACAACGTTCGCGAATACGTCGGCGGCTACGACAATTGGAAATCAACCGTTGACCGTCGCGAATCCGAGCAAAAAGCCGTCGCCAAAGAGAAGCCCAAGCCAAACGTTCCCGCAAAAACGGCAAGCAAGCCAGTCGCCAAGAAGTTGTCGTTTAACGAGCAGCAGGAACTGAAAAAGTTGCCTGCGAAAATCGAAAAACTCGAAGCCGATATTGCCGCCATGCACGACGACATGGCCGACCCCACTTACTTCAAGAAACCGCCTGCCCAAATCACCGCAGACGCCAAACGTCTGAACCAGCTTGAAGATGATTTGGCAACGTCGTTCGAGCGTTGGGAAACGCTCGAATCCTAA
- the ruvC gene encoding crossover junction endodeoxyribonuclease RuvC: MTRVLGIDPGLNTTGYGVIEAVGSKFTLIEAGIIRSGAKRTIQARVNEIYSGVKEVIEDHHPDLLSLEQLFSHYERPRTAILMGHARGVICLAAAQYALDVVHHEPTRIKKVMTGNGRADKRQMQLAVKMQLGLATVPEPSDVADALAIAICGHTLGRGSELEKLARKS; the protein is encoded by the coding sequence ATGACTCGCGTCCTTGGAATTGACCCCGGTCTGAATACGACGGGATACGGGGTCATCGAGGCAGTCGGTTCGAAATTTACGTTGATCGAGGCGGGTATTATCCGCAGCGGTGCTAAACGAACGATCCAGGCTAGGGTCAACGAGATTTATTCGGGCGTCAAAGAAGTCATCGAAGATCATCACCCCGACCTCTTATCGCTTGAACAATTGTTCTCGCATTACGAACGGCCGCGAACGGCAATCTTGATGGGACATGCTCGAGGTGTGATCTGTCTAGCTGCCGCTCAGTACGCTCTCGACGTTGTGCACCATGAACCGACGCGAATCAAGAAAGTCATGACTGGCAATGGACGGGCTGACAAACGACAAATGCAACTCGCTGTCAAAATGCAACTTGGTCTCGCCACCGTCCCTGAACCGTCGGATGTGGCCGATGCACTGGCCATTGCCATTTGCGGGCACACGCTAGGGCGTGGCAGTGAGCTCGAAAAACTTGCTCGCAAATCGTAA
- the cysS gene encoding cysteine--tRNA ligase, which yields MSTAPAAAEVTPVMTKKPEIRVYNTLSKTKEPFAPLHPPKVGIYLCGPTVYAESHIGHMVGPVIFDTVKRYLRYSGYDVTWVVNITDVDDKLINKSKERGIPMSQIATEMTADYLANLKELGVNQIDYLPRATDHMPQIIAFIQTLVEKGHAYAVDGDVFFDVSKDPGYGQLSNRSPEDQQGEGGGAASKKRSPGDFALWKNAKDSDISWDSPWGKGRPGWHIECSAMSHEILGDTFDIHGGGLDLMFPHHENERAQSSCCHNAPMVKYWMHNGLMRAGEKGKVGGKSDRQESAEEAASGKISRSKGAGGLADLIRKHSGERIRFFLLRTHYRSTIVYGEDGLAEAGTSLEAFYRFFDRFDEIVANTGVTFYTLDAATKREDGAFDPAGNELLESIHAIREKFLAAMDDDFNTGSAISHLFESIKIFNRFADAQSLSPGAPAENEHVQSLIAAVKVIRELAGTLGLFQKPVASSGGNEEDAELLDQVVHLLINLRKEARENKDYAMGDAIRDRLSSLGISLLDKKEGTSWERS from the coding sequence ATGAGCACCGCACCCGCTGCCGCTGAAGTCACACCCGTGATGACCAAGAAACCTGAAATTCGCGTTTACAACACGCTTAGCAAAACCAAAGAACCGTTTGCTCCCCTGCACCCGCCCAAGGTCGGTATCTATTTGTGCGGGCCAACGGTTTATGCCGAATCGCACATTGGGCACATGGTGGGCCCGGTCATCTTTGATACGGTCAAACGCTACCTTCGCTATAGCGGCTATGACGTGACTTGGGTCGTTAACATCACCGATGTTGACGATAAGTTGATCAACAAGTCAAAAGAGCGTGGCATTCCGATGTCGCAAATCGCCACCGAGATGACCGCCGACTACTTGGCGAACCTCAAAGAATTGGGCGTCAACCAGATCGACTATCTGCCGCGTGCCACCGATCACATGCCGCAGATCATCGCATTCATCCAAACACTGGTCGAAAAAGGGCACGCGTACGCTGTTGATGGCGACGTCTTCTTCGACGTTTCGAAGGACCCTGGCTACGGACAACTTTCCAACCGAAGCCCCGAGGATCAACAAGGCGAAGGCGGCGGCGCGGCTTCGAAGAAACGTTCCCCTGGCGATTTTGCGCTCTGGAAGAATGCTAAAGACAGCGACATTTCCTGGGACAGCCCTTGGGGCAAAGGCCGACCGGGTTGGCACATTGAATGTTCGGCGATGAGCCACGAGATTCTCGGTGACACCTTTGACATTCACGGTGGAGGACTCGACTTAATGTTCCCTCACCACGAGAACGAGCGTGCTCAATCCTCGTGCTGCCACAATGCTCCGATGGTGAAGTATTGGATGCACAACGGCCTTATGCGTGCCGGAGAAAAAGGCAAAGTCGGTGGCAAGAGCGACCGTCAAGAATCCGCCGAAGAGGCAGCATCAGGCAAGATCAGCCGAAGTAAGGGCGCAGGCGGTTTAGCTGACTTGATCCGCAAGCACTCTGGCGAACGGATTCGATTCTTCCTGTTGCGTACGCACTATCGCAGCACGATCGTTTATGGCGAAGACGGCTTGGCAGAAGCCGGCACGTCGTTGGAAGCGTTCTACCGTTTCTTTGATCGCTTCGATGAAATCGTTGCCAACACCGGTGTGACTTTTTACACGCTTGACGCGGCGACCAAACGCGAAGACGGGGCCTTTGATCCCGCCGGCAATGAACTCCTTGAGTCCATTCACGCGATACGCGAGAAGTTCCTCGCTGCGATGGACGATGACTTCAACACCGGTTCGGCGATCAGTCATTTGTTTGAATCGATCAAGATCTTCAATCGCTTTGCAGATGCTCAATCGCTTTCCCCGGGCGCTCCGGCCGAGAATGAACATGTGCAATCGCTCATCGCGGCAGTCAAAGTGATTCGTGAGCTCGCAGGTACGCTAGGGTTGTTCCAAAAACCAGTCGCGTCGAGCGGAGGAAACGAAGAGGACGCCGAACTTCTTGATCAAGTGGTCCACTTGCTTATCAATTTGCGCAAAGAAGCTCGTGAGAACAAAGACTATGCCATGGGCGATGCTATTCGCGACCGCCTATCGAGTCTTGGCATTTCGTTGCTTGATAAAAAAGAAGGCACGAGTTGGGAACGATCCTAG
- a CDS encoding carbohydrate porin — MISLNAAKSVPGLMFVLLAVVTAASAHGQMPNCDSGFCCDESPALDCDVCCQELSCRERWADSGITFSNNLTQFYFGTVDGGLEQTDRYGGHGDYVANFDLGKLGVQEGLFIKLRAEHRFGRSIVEPTGALLPATLAADLPVSDSRDLYLTNFVITQALSENFIVFAGKMDTLDGDANAFAHGRGITQFSNVAFVANPIALRTIPYASLGAGFAYLLEGEPLFSFLVINPTDTTTSSGFDELFADGVAMSAEIRVPTSLMGRLGHQLVGATYSTRDYVSLDQDPRIVLPQVPVSRSSDSWSLYWNMDQYLVTDRCTPGRGWGYFARAGIADDDTNPISSFLSAGIGGSSMIRGRESDSFGLGYFFYDSSEEIAPFLATVLGPIGDSQGVEAFYNIQATKTLTVTPDFQWLSQARQNIDDAYLLGVRANLAF, encoded by the coding sequence ATGATAAGTCTAAACGCTGCCAAATCCGTTCCAGGGTTGATGTTTGTGCTGCTAGCTGTGGTTACCGCAGCGTCGGCACACGGCCAAATGCCGAACTGTGACAGTGGTTTTTGCTGCGACGAATCACCTGCATTGGACTGCGACGTTTGTTGCCAAGAGTTGTCGTGCCGCGAACGTTGGGCAGACAGCGGAATTACGTTCAGCAACAACCTAACGCAGTTCTATTTTGGAACGGTCGATGGTGGCCTGGAGCAAACCGACCGCTACGGTGGTCATGGCGATTACGTGGCCAATTTCGATTTGGGCAAACTTGGTGTTCAGGAAGGCTTGTTCATCAAACTTAGAGCCGAGCATCGTTTTGGTCGCTCGATCGTTGAACCCACGGGCGCTCTGTTACCAGCGACGCTCGCAGCCGACTTGCCGGTTTCAGATAGCCGCGATCTGTACCTGACCAATTTCGTCATTACTCAAGCATTGTCGGAAAACTTCATCGTCTTCGCTGGCAAAATGGACACACTCGACGGCGATGCGAATGCGTTTGCGCATGGCCGCGGCATCACACAATTTTCCAACGTTGCCTTCGTCGCAAATCCAATCGCGTTGCGAACCATTCCCTACGCTTCACTCGGCGCCGGGTTTGCATACCTTTTGGAAGGTGAACCGTTGTTTTCGTTTCTCGTAATCAATCCAACGGACACCACCACCAGCAGCGGCTTTGACGAACTATTCGCCGATGGAGTCGCCATGTCAGCGGAAATCCGAGTACCGACTTCATTGATGGGACGTCTTGGTCATCAACTAGTTGGAGCGACTTACAGCACACGCGATTACGTTAGTCTTGATCAGGATCCTCGCATCGTATTGCCACAGGTACCCGTAAGCCGGTCGAGTGACTCTTGGTCGCTTTATTGGAACATGGATCAGTACTTAGTAACGGATCGATGCACGCCGGGTCGTGGATGGGGCTATTTCGCTCGAGCAGGAATCGCTGACGACGACACCAATCCCATCAGCAGTTTCTTAAGCGCCGGCATCGGCGGCAGCAGCATGATCCGTGGCCGAGAATCTGATTCGTTCGGCTTGGGGTATTTCTTCTACGATTCCAGTGAGGAAATTGCACCGTTCCTGGCAACCGTCCTTGGACCAATTGGCGATAGCCAAGGCGTCGAAGCGTTTTACAACATCCAGGCGACCAAGACGCTAACGGTTACACCGGATTTCCAATGGCTCTCGCAAGCTCGTCAAAACATCGATGACGCCTACCTCTTGGGTGTCCGAGCCAACCTAGCGTTCTAG
- the ruvA gene encoding Holliday junction branch migration protein RuvA, which yields MIITISGKLSRVGETSVAIESAPFEYEVLVADYTRRQLQSKVGENIRLHTLQYIEGGPQGGRMVPRLIGFQTEPERQFFDLFCSVDGVGVKKALRAMVRPVKELATAIEQQDTKTLSALPGIGPATSERVIAKLRRKMPRFALMVDKDSVSEVLEGGALVVGETFDALIALGHSEADARRLIDDTIASGKKFKDTESLLTAIYQRGT from the coding sequence ATGATCATCACCATCTCAGGCAAACTCTCGCGAGTGGGCGAAACTTCCGTCGCGATTGAATCAGCTCCTTTCGAATACGAAGTTCTTGTCGCTGATTACACGCGTCGACAATTGCAAAGCAAGGTGGGTGAGAACATACGACTGCACACCCTGCAGTACATCGAAGGTGGCCCGCAGGGCGGCCGCATGGTTCCTCGCCTGATCGGATTTCAAACAGAACCAGAACGACAGTTCTTTGACTTGTTTTGCAGCGTCGACGGAGTGGGGGTGAAGAAGGCGCTTCGCGCGATGGTTCGCCCCGTCAAAGAGCTTGCCACCGCGATCGAACAGCAAGACACAAAGACACTTTCGGCACTTCCGGGTATCGGCCCCGCCACCAGTGAACGAGTGATCGCAAAACTTCGCCGCAAGATGCCACGATTTGCATTGATGGTCGATAAGGACTCCGTATCCGAGGTGCTCGAAGGCGGCGCATTGGTGGTGGGCGAAACATTCGATGCGTTGATCGCGCTTGGGCACAGCGAAGCCGATGCGCGTCGACTGATCGACGACACCATTGCAAGTGGAAAGAAGTTCAAGGATACCGAGAGCTTGCTGACGGCGATCTATCAGCGGGGAACTTAA
- a CDS encoding ABC transporter ATP-binding protein — protein MSIIEVRNLTKSYRVYKKREGLGESIRGLFKREYKEVEAVKGIDLDVEQGEFVAFLGPNGAGKTTTLKLLSGVINPTSGDATVMGYVPWQRKNEYRRRFALVMGQKNQLWWDLPAKESYRLHQQIYGVPTEQFDSTLDELTDLLDVSRLLDQPVRELSLGERMKMELIAAMLHSPEVLFLDEPTIGLDVIAQHNIQEFLKYYQQKRKITILLTSHYMKDIAALCKRVVIIAGGRIEYDGSLVGIIDKFSSHKIVTLQFAEGHQPSLSHHGEVLEETWPKAKLRIARAEVPRMLSSVLEEHPIEDVSVEDLPLEDVIAELFRETAKESTT, from the coding sequence ATGTCGATTATCGAAGTCCGCAATCTGACAAAGTCGTATCGCGTTTACAAGAAACGCGAAGGGCTTGGTGAGTCCATTCGCGGGCTCTTCAAACGCGAATACAAGGAAGTCGAAGCAGTCAAAGGCATCGACCTTGATGTCGAACAGGGTGAATTCGTCGCTTTCCTGGGACCCAACGGAGCCGGCAAAACGACCACCCTGAAACTTCTTTCGGGGGTAATCAACCCGACTTCGGGCGACGCAACCGTGATGGGGTACGTCCCTTGGCAGCGAAAAAATGAATATCGCCGCCGGTTCGCTCTCGTCATGGGCCAGAAAAATCAATTGTGGTGGGACTTGCCCGCCAAAGAGTCGTACCGGCTACATCAACAGATCTACGGCGTGCCAACTGAGCAGTTTGATTCGACGCTCGATGAGCTGACTGACCTGCTCGATGTTTCGCGGCTCCTCGACCAACCGGTTCGCGAGTTGTCGCTCGGTGAACGGATGAAAATGGAATTGATCGCGGCAATGCTGCATTCGCCCGAAGTGTTGTTCCTCGACGAGCCTACGATCGGGCTGGATGTGATTGCTCAACACAACATTCAAGAGTTCCTGAAGTATTACCAACAGAAACGTAAGATTACCATCCTGCTGACCAGTCACTACATGAAAGACATCGCGGCACTTTGCAAACGCGTCGTCATCATCGCTGGTGGTCGAATCGAGTACGACGGATCACTGGTTGGCATCATCGACAAATTTTCCAGTCACAAAATTGTCACGCTGCAGTTCGCCGAGGGACATCAACCAAGCCTATCCCATCATGGCGAGGTCTTGGAAGAAACCTGGCCGAAGGCGAAACTAAGAATCGCGCGTGCCGAAGTTCCGCGAATGCTTTCCAGTGTGCTTGAAGAACACCCGATCGAAGATGTTTCGGTCGAGGACTTGCCGTTGGAAGACGTGATTGCCGAACTCTTCCGAGAAACCGCTAAAGAATCCACTACCTAA